Proteins encoded by one window of Sphaerodactylus townsendi isolate TG3544 linkage group LG02, MPM_Stown_v2.3, whole genome shotgun sequence:
- the LOC125426264 gene encoding olfactory receptor 1019-like has protein sequence MDRQNHANVTEFVLLGLVDNPKMKQLCFVIVLIMYLITMSGNLGIIMLIWMDSQLQSPMYFFLSHLSFLDIGYSSAIAPKMLKNFLTEKHTISYTGCATQMYFFVFCASTECILLAAMAYDRYEAICNPLMYIVTMSPQKCILMVTVSYFIGFLNAVTQTISTFTLSFCGSNIINHFFCDVPPLLALSCTDTSINQMVLFVFATVLGIFTSAEILVSYTLILSAILRIHSAEGKQKAFSTCASHLMAVTIFYGTTVFMYLRPSSTYSLDQDKWASMFYTVVIPMLNPLIYSLRNKEVKNALRRIQTYEIAFLRNLKNVFHSVPSKKQQVEGGIFLSYLLLAAVAVERSGDTPHGLHSCKHHHGYGGMSPSLSTATAAERR, from the exons ATGGATAGACAAAATCATGCAAATGTGACAGAATTTGTCCTCTTGGGTTTAGTGGACAACCCAAAAATGAAGCAATTGTGCTTTGTTATAGTGTTAATTATGTATTTAATCACCATGTCTGGAAATCTTGGGATCATCATGTTAATCTGGATGGATTCTCAACTCCAGAGccccatgtatttcttcctcaGCCATCTGTCTTTCTTAGATATTGGATATTCTTCAGCCATTGCGCCCAAAATGCTGAAGAATTTTCTAACAGAGAAGCATACCATTTCTTATACGGGCTGTGCTACACAGATGTATTTCTTTGTCTTCTGTGCAAGTACAGAGTGCATCCTCCTGGCTGCAATGGCTTATGACCGGTATGAAGCTATCTGTAATCCTCTCATGTACATAGTTACTATGTCCCCCCAAAAGTGTATCCTGATGGTGACTGTATCCTACTTCATTGGCTTTCTGAATGCAGTGACACAAACAATTTCCACCTTCACGTTATCTTTCTGTGGCTCCAACATCATCAACCATTTCTTCTGTGATGTTCCCCCATTGTTAGCTCTTTCTTGCACTGACACAAGTATCAATCAAATGGTGCTGTTTGTGTTTGCTACAGTCCTGGGCATATTCACTTCTGCAGAAATTTTGGTCTCATATACATTGATCCTGTCTGCAATTTTGCGGATTCACTCAGCGGAGGGGAAACAAAAGGCCTTTTCAACATGTGCCTCACACTTAATGGCTGTAACCATCTTCTACGGAACAACAGTCTTCATGTATTTACGTCCAAGTTCTACCTACTCTCTGGACCAGGACAAGTGGGCCTCCATGTTTTATACTGTGGTGATTCCCATGCTGAATCCCCTTATCTACAGTTTGAGGAACAAGGAAGTGAAAAATGCCTTGAGAAGAATTCAAACATATGAGATAGCTTTCTTAAGGAACTTGAAAAA cgtcttccattCGGTGCCGAGCAAAAAGCAAcaggtggaaggcggcattttcctctcttacctcctcttggctgctgtcGCTGTagagaggtcaggggacacgcctcaTGGACTCCATTCCTGTAAGCATCACCATGGctacgggggcatgtcccctagcctctCTACAGCgacagcagctgagaggag GTGA